One stretch of Arachis hypogaea cultivar Tifrunner chromosome 20, arahy.Tifrunner.gnm2.J5K5, whole genome shotgun sequence DNA includes these proteins:
- the LOC112784857 gene encoding heavy metal-associated isoprenylated plant protein 9, with protein MSEEGKQEQPPKGESKPKENPAEEKKEEKQEAKPPSPCVLFVDLHCIGCVKKIERYVMKMKGVEGVVIDMAKNEVTIKGIVEPQAICNIITKKAKRRANVISPFPLAEGEAAPEVVTSQVSAPVSVELNVNMHCEACAEQLKKKILKMKGVQKAVTEFSTGKITVTGTMDANKLVDYVYRCTKKQAKIVPQPELEPEKKKEESKEAEKPAEEEAKLEEEKPAAEEAKKEENGCEDKNNNSDNKEAEKGGGGGNEVQEEEEESKKGDEIIDVDEEEGMKKMMHYYQPFYVIERIPPPQLFSDENPNACCIS; from the exons ATgagtgaggaaggaaaacag GAACAACCACCTAAGGGTGAGTCTAAGCCAAAGGAAAACCCAgcagaggagaagaaagaagagaagcaagaggcgAAACCACCATCTCCATGTGTATTGTTTGTGGACTTGCATTGTATAGGATGTGTCAAGAAGATTGAGAGATATGTTATGAAAATGAAAG GTGTTGAGGGAGTGGTGATTGATATGGCTAAAAATGAAGTGACCATAAAGGGAATAGTGGAGCCTCAAGCAATTTGCAACATAATTACTAAGAAAGCAAAGAGAAGAGCCAATGTTATATCTCCATTTCCTCTAGCAGAAGGAGAGGCAGCACCAGAAGTTGTTACTTCTCAG GTTAGTGCTCCAGTTTCTGTGGAACTTAATGTGAACATGCACTGTGAGGCCTGTGCTGAGCAGCTCAAGAAAAAGATACTCAAAATGAAAG GAGTTCAAAAGGCAGTGACAGAATTTAGCACTGGGAAGATTACAGTGACTGGGACAATGGACGCGAACAAGCTAGTGGATTATGTCTATAGATGCACCAAGAAGCAAGCCAAGATAGTTCCCCAGCCAGAACTTGAaccagagaagaagaaagaagaaagtaaagaagccgAAAAACCCGCAGAAGAAGAGGCTAAACTTGAAGAAGAGAAGCCAGCAGCAGAGGAAGCCAAGAAAGAAGAGAATGGTTGTGAAGACAAGaataataatagtgataataaagaagcagaaaaggggggtggtggtggtaatgaagtgcaagaagaagaagaagaatccaaGAAAGGAGATGAGATTATTGACGTTGACGAGGAAGAAGGTATGAAGAAGATGATGCACTATTATCAGCCATTTTATGTCATTGAACGGATTCCACCCCCTCAACTCTTCAGTGATGAGAACCCAAATGCATGCTGCATTTCATAA